The Phragmites australis chromosome 1, lpPhrAust1.1, whole genome shotgun sequence genomic interval TGTAGGTCATGCGACTAGGTCAAGGCCATGTATTAACGTAGTGCGGACGGCAGACACGACACGTACTCCGCAGACATCTCTACCTCGTCACACGTGGTAAACACTTTGATCTGGTCTTCAGAGCACCTCTAACCGATTACCCATATTTAACTTTCTATTTCTGTTATTTATAGATTTCTCATTCAGATTTACTTCTTTGTTTCTCAGCGCGTTCCAACCGATCTCTCATATTTAACCTTTTATATTTaaatcacctctattttattaatatctggtaactctctccctttctctccatAGCTTCTCTCCCGAATGAGGGGTCGGATTAGGAGCCACTAGATATAGGGGGTCTAGATGTAAGGGGTGAGAAAGGAGATTTGAGAGCTCCTCAAATGAAAGAGGCCGGATAGGAGTCGGTTAGAGACCGATTTTCAtcgtttttttctcaaatatagTATATGGATGAGAAAATGACTCGATTAAAAATGCTCTTATAAACTGCTACGGTTTTAGTTAGTACTATTCGAGTTGTTGCGTCACTTTGCTCGTCTTGGCGAACAACCAACAATGGCCTGcagtagataaaaaaaaaagaacgttTGCAGAGAACAGATAAAaataaaaggggaaaaaagagagtGGCCTGTCGcagcgtacgtacgtacgtgtcACCATCCGCACGAGACTGTTGTACCACATGACTACTGGCCCTTGACAGTTTGACACTAGGCCAGTAAGCAGCCGAAACGAAACGAAACGAAACGAGAAGGCGATGCTTTTAAGTTTTCACATTTTGCCGTGAAAAGGAACGGAGCTAACGTAGCGACTCCGATAGGACGCAACCTGGAGGATCCGTCTATTCTCTCTCAGCTCACGTACGTACGGACGTACTCACAGTGGACGGTCAATGCTGCGCGCCCGAGCAAACGGGCTCACAGTCCGATGGCAAAATCCCAACCGGTCGGGGTTTGAATCTCCGACCTCACACGACGCTACCTTTAATAAAAACCGTAGAAATACGCACGGCGGCACGGGCGGATTTGTCACCGAGAGATTCCAGATCTCGCTGGCGACGTCTGCTGTGGCCGACCAGGCGTCGCTGCGCCCTTGTTCCTCGACGCGACGGAACTGCGTCCTCACGCGCCGCGAGCGTGACAGGACGTCCAGCGAATAGGGGATACCGGCGTTGGAATGGTCGGATCGGGAAACCAAAAGAATAAACGACCTGTGCCACGACAAAGCTAGCGCCTAAATTCAACTGGAGAGCAGTACACCTTGGCACAAGGCTGCAGGAACGCAAATGGCATGTAGTAGTTACTGGTCTTGCAATCGTGTGCAAGATCCGCTATTAGTAAGTTGTTTATTTTACTGTAATTCTGTATTTGTACGGTGTTTTTTGAAAGATCTATGGTGAGAAATATTTTGAAACGGGGAATTGTTTTGGAGCTCGCCCGACACAACTGCATGCCCGTATGGATGGGACCATGTACGCACTGTTGCATTCCTCGTTCTTCACACCGTGTGTACCAACTGCAAACTGTTACCTGTAAAGTCAGTGGATCAAAAGCAGCTGCTCACagtaaaagagagagaagaggatgGTCCGTTTAGGAGACACCCTATCTTGGGATGCCTGAATCTGTCTTCAGACTTCACTAACCAATGCGTATCTGTTTATTTTCATCTCTTCGGACACTTATAAATCATGGTTTGATTCACACCACATGACGTTTCCCGTATTTATCTCAGCCGTATTAAAAAATATGGTTTGACTCATAACACACCAtctatattaaaataatattttctagtctaagaagagaaagaggggTGGTGAAAGAACACATCAGCCCTTTACCGAATTGGTTGACCGCGTAGAGCGATCCCTCCCCACCAATACGTGTCTGTTATTTTTATCTGTCGGACACTTATAAATCGTGGTTTGACTCACACTACATCATGCTTTTTTTTTCCAGCTACATTAAAAAATATGGTTTGGTCGATAACACATCTCAAAACAAAGAGTGGAAGCAAGAATTCGAGAAACACGAAATCACTCAAAAATCTTTGAGAAAAATATCACTACACTTGTATGGATATGAACGCTAGGTTACATTGAAGACTATATAAAATATCATGATGCGAGGTATTCACAACTCAGAGGAAAATATCTCAAATCAAGAAAGCAAAGACACCGGTAGAAGAAATTCTCTAAATTAATGATTTAGATGTAAGAAAATTTAAGATCAATTATAAATGTAAATTTATACCTCTAGTAACACCAAAAATAACCTCAATAAGTAGAAAAACTGTAGCTTAaccacaagaaaaaaataataatcacaTAACATACAAACAAAGCAAGAGAGCTAATAGAAATAGACTAGAAAGAGACCTACACAAGCATGGAGAAAACCACAAagtttattactcaaagaggaaTATCCTATTCTGGCAGATTATGAAGTGTTTTTGCTCTTAAAAAAATGTCTCGACTATTAGAAAGGCTAAACTCTCATCTTTTTCTCTCCTAAAACTCAACCACATACAACTCAAATGGATGGCTCAAGCCACCCACACAGCCCTACTTctttatttataggtctagagaaaTAGTTTAGCCTTTAAGTTTATTTGTTTCTAAAATACCCCTATCTTCTAATAGTCTCATATCTACCATCAAgacattttagtctatttttcgcTCAGTCCCTCGAATGctcatggcttcttcatgacttacCATCATCTCGATGCAAGTTTCGTGATGATGTCATGtacactccatccttccactaTTTTAAGATCAAACCGCCAAACTAccttacacgcttctcaaagcacgATTCACTGTcatttgcttacaccttaagcaagcatcctgatatCGATATGTGAACttcgtcttacgatcttgaccaccgacaagtctctcccgctctcggtCACTTGgatcgccttgtcacttgcattgacatccctttcgtttgactttgtcagcaTGTCGTCTTTATCCACCTTCACACGATTTGCTTGACTTCTacgtgcacagctaggatcatctTTGAATCCACACGGCCTTCTTGATCATCCAGCATCAAGCACTctgcttagcctcgatcatcccGTTATCGACTGCTAAGTTACATCTATCACCTACACAACACATGCTAAGCAAACATACATTTCCAACACCCTTATGGAttaatcaaaatcaaaattctccaTTAAAGAACTCATCCCAGACAAATCGTGAACGCCGAATAATCCGATGTTCTCCCTTTCTAAAaaccggatcatctggcgtatTCAACTCCTCAGATCGGCCATTTGTatcctctctggaaatattagtTTGACGTATCCTCCGGCGTTCGCATTGGTCATCACCACTATTCGGCGAGTAGAACCTTACCAAAAAccattttgcaacatctctgcaaCAAATGGTCTGGCGAAGCATCCGGCGTACACATTGCTCAGCGCCGGACCTTTCAATGTGTACAACTCTTTCTGTTATGAAAAATTTCTTCTCTAGAAAAATAATAATCTGGTGCACACTTCTGCTCAacatcgaaccatccggcgCGTTAAGCActtgagctcctcctcctgaaATGCTTCGGCGTGCACTTCTGTCCAatgtcagaccatccggtgtgttgagCACCTAAGTTCCTCCTCCTAGAATGCTCCGATGTGTATAGTACCCCTATCATCGGAACATCTAGCGTATACAAACTCTCTAGCACCAAATCATCCGGTATGTGCATATTTTCTAGACTAGAGACAAAAACATCAACTTTATTTTCTCCGCAATTTtggttagtcataatcataattgcAATGTATAGACATATTCATGCAATCTCAAAATCGTCAAACCAAATCAATTAATtttatcaattactcatcacaaataaatcaagatatatttcaacttaCTTTCTTAGCATTCCTGTTCTCTGTCAAGCAAGATCAGCTATGTTCATACTGCACAGGCAAAATTGTAGGTAACTTCTTCCCTACCGACTATTGAGGAACGTATCCATAGTCCGTGCGTGCACATGAATAACAACGTGAAATCAAGGTTCACAATATCGTTTAAGTATTAAAATCGGTCCCCGGTGGTAACTggaaatttatgattatcatgaAATCCGCTCAAAATTAGATAAGAATTCGCTCAAAATTTACTCgatcaaatttgtaattttgagaaaaagtcgACCGAATTAACATTTAGTAATCGCTCGAATTGGACTGGTTACCGAGCGAATTCATCGATTTATCGaccattgtttttttatttttcacattGACCATATTTCTCGGTAACCGTTCAGTTTTCCCGATTTattgagcggttttctcgaatttaagtgaagttcaacaaaaatatcaaaaaatggtttaaccttgtaaaattaataactaattcatctgagctttaaatcaagtgtaacaaattttgttagtttccttgtaacatgatctacacgataaaagtatttatactcataaaaaaagttgaatattttctataagaaaatgtatttgctaaacctagttaaatatatagttaactctttgctaatccaaaaatcatgagaaCAATTTTATGAGTCTTctttacatgatcctatgtcttttaaaaatacatgaacaaatGAGAATAGTTATTGTAAAATGTAAGGTTGTGTAAATatattgcaactagattaattcataactaacctatcatacctccaaaattaatgaaatcacttttattagttgactatactatactttatgtagaaaaaataatgatagatatGAAAACATTAATTACAATATCGTTTCTTAAcctattcactttatgcttatgaactttgtaaaaattatagagaaattaataaaactctaaatgaagtgaaaccaattttaaacatCTTTTTAAGATATGccatacacaagaaaaatatgtgtttacatgctaagatttttcttaaaataagttaataaatgagctgcacgtttcaactattttattttttttatcaaactttctccctatataataggatgcaaatgacattattttttaattttttttttcacataaagtcttaaaattgtctctagttttttatgatttatttttatttttttaaatttaaattgaaaACTGCTCATATTATAAATTTGATATTGCCGAATAAACTCGATAATCATGGTTCCGAACGGTTACTAACCATAAGTTGAACCCTGCCTAAAATCCTAAATCATCTATCAAAGCAGGCAGTGTATCCAACAAAACTATATCGAATCCACGGCTGCACATGTGGTCTTCTCACACTTGACCCAAGAAAGACTAGCCCCCACAATCTGCACCTCTCTGCTGGACCACTAGCTCGGCTTGGACCCCTGTGTTCGCGTTAACTTCTGCCAAGTACCACAGGCTTTTCGGGGGTGCATATGCACGCAGCAGTTACTCCATGGCTCCACCAGTGTCCTTCATTTCCCGGTGGGTAAAAGAACCGAGGAGTGTTTGGTACTCCTATTTGGTTAGACCGATTGACGTCGATCTGTGGCAGGCACTGGGCAATCACACAACTGGAGTGAAGTGACGCGTGCGAGGCGAGAGGAGGATGCAAAGCTATACTACTAGAGGTAGACGGTACGCAGCTATACTGCCCCTGCGGCCCTGCCTGTGCGCTCTTTTGTATGCGTGTGCACGGTGCTTTTCTCTCGCTGATGTACTACGTATTAAACCTGACGAACTGGTGGTAGTCGTGTCCGAGGGAGCCGGGCTGAGATCTGACTCGGCTACAGTGGCGTTCGAGTGGGAGGGGGCGGGGGGATATTACAAGACAGTGAGGGCGCACGCCTCCCCGTGCCTCGCTGCTTCCTAGATTTGGCCGCCTGGCAAGCTCCGGCTCTATAGTTGCTGCGGCTTCAGGGGGCTTGAAAAGGAGCTGCTTCTGGGAAGTGCTCAGGCCATGGAGTGCTCCCGGGGGAGGCGGAGATGGAGTGGCAGATCCATGCTAAAGCTGGCGGCCTTGTGCTTCGCCATGGCCATCTGGCTGTGCTGCGTTTGGTCCTGCGATTGCAGTGGCAGTGGCAGTGGCTGCAGAGGGGGTGCGGTGTTGCTCCGTTCAGGTAATGAATCAAGCGATCTCTGCTCTTTTGTGCAGATGCTTGCCGCATTTGGGCAACTTTGGTTTGCAGCTACTAGCTCTGGATAGTTGGTGAGACACTTTTCTCCCGCATTTTCATGGTTGCTGAGATGGGTTTCttgctgcaagcctgcaatACGCGTGTTCTTTCTTCATGCAGCTGGACTGTACTTGTCCACTTCTGGCGTGAAGCGCAAATAGATTGATTGATCTTTGTTGCACTGCACTGTCATCTTTTAGCTTACGGTTTAGGATCACTCAATATATAACTTCACTGTATTCCTTTTCTTCTGCAGACATCTGGAGACGAACTGCATCATCTTGCGCTAATCAGGTGCGTATCCATCGATCATTTCCCTCTGCTAGCTAGTTTTCGCCTCTACTGCACACCGTTGGAGTGCAGATCGTCTGCTTGGCATCAGCACACAAACGACTTGATTAGTTGTTGTCTTGCTCATAATCTGCTCCGCATTCATCACGATGCGCCTTCAGCTAGCCCAAATCCATACAGAGCACACGGCAACCGCGCGGACAGGCTCCGCCATGGCGGGTGGACGTTTCAGTTCCCACTAGCGCGCACAGGCACGGCCATGCCAGCTCACGGCCCTGTCCGACAGCCCTTCAACGCCGGCAGGGCCCATGTCCTTTTAAGTTTTGACCATACGTCGCTGCCGATCGATGCAACACCGTGCACGACAGCGACCTTACCGACAGATACGTAGGTTTGAAGAGTGAGTGATATACCCTCTGCACTTGCACTGATGATTCGTTCTTCTTGCTGCTCGCAGGGATGCTCTAGAGGCGGGCAATGGCGGCGGTTGCTGGCGGAGGGGCCGGGGTCGTACCCGCCGCGGTGCACGTCCAAGTGCGGCGACTGCAGCCCGTGCTACCCGGTGCACGTGGCCGTGCCGCCGGGCGTGCCGGTGACCACGGAGTACTACCCGGAGGCGTGGCGGTGCAAGTGTGGCAACCGGCTCTACATGCCATAACAGTGCAGTCCGCACCCGGGACGAAGATGCTTGCTTCTTCTTGATCCCGTGATCTGCGGGAGCAAGGAGTCAGGCAGGCGGCGGCCGGCCGGTGGGAGTGTCGAGAGCGCAGCTTGCGCTTGCAGGAGCTGTGCAACACCGGTCGGGCGCTGGCCCCTCGCTGCATTATTGCGCTGGGGCGGGTGGGCGGGTGGCTCGCCTGCGCGCGGTGTCGTGGCCTTCGCCGCGCGCATGGGTGGATCTGCAGCGCGCGTGGTGCGGTGGTGGTGACCTACCGGCTGCTGGGATACTGAGCCTGTGCACATCTTTTTCTGTGGCGCTGGATTTTGCACAGCCCTACCACGAGGCGTCGAGTCATGGGGGCGTACGGTGCGTgccgaagggggggggggggaggggcgaCGATTTCCGCTACTGCACGTGTCCCGATAATCTGTGTTATTCGGAATTGAAATTCCCACAAATTGGGGCGACCTTTGGAGCTAAATCTACGTTAATGCTGTCTGGTGAATCTGTAACGTCATACTCTACGACTAAAATATATTGTAgcctaaaattcaaaatttgggcagaatatttttcatattttgtaGTATAACCGGCTCATTATCACAGGCACATCAATATAAGATTCTAAACACGTATAAACAGTAATTGAAACTCCTCACTACGCCCTACAACTCATTACACCCTACAACTTTTTACAAACTAAGATTTTATAGCGTGAACTGGATTATCAAGATTTTATAGCCGATTAATTTCAGTTTCTCTAAATGATAGCACGATAATGACTATATGTACTCTTAACGTTACGTTGATATAGATACCTACCGAAAGTTATATCTactttattataaaaaaaaggatGACAATCCGACTGTGGAAGCCTGCCAGCCAACTGGCTGACTGAATAGGTCTTTACGCATGTGGGCCCACAACATAAACTGCACCTTCCttatttttattccctttatttcctctcatctccaatagcttcccttcgaggggaatcgcgaagggaaatgagagagaatcccgagctggagggaatgaccctggaAATCCCTTcgcgacgggaaccgtgaagggaatccgttggagcgctgaagggaacgaaaatcccgtcgtgaagggattttggcccctgaagggaatccgttggaCACAGTCTaaccatatttctttcattttgttcCTTTTTCGATTTCCTTTCCCGTtcctattccttttattttctcttatctccaacagctttctttcgagggaaatcgcgaagggaaatgagagagaattccgtcctgaagagaatgatcctgggaatcccgtcgtgaagggaaccatcccgtcgtgaagggaaccgtgaagtgaaaccgttggagcgctgaagggaatgagaatcccttcacgacaggaaTCTCGCCCGCGAAGAGAAGCTGTTGGGTTTGACCTTATGCTGAAATCGAATGAATAATTCCGTACACCAAATTAGTGCAGGCTCTACTTATATTTATAGAGACTGAAGTCTGTTGCCGAACGTGTATAGTAAACGTTAAAATGCAAGAACGTTAGCTCCACTCACATAGACGCTATATGATGATCCTACTATCTATGCACAAACTATATCATGCTAACAGAAGTGCTAACAGCCTAGACCGGTTCAATTCATTCTTCGACACCATCCCTCAATCTTAACCACGAATTCATTCAGGTTAAGATTGCGACAAAGTTTCATCAGTTGTGGTGCCTCTAGAGGTTTGGTGAAGACGTTGTCTACTTGATCCTTGAAAGAGATGAATTTGATGTCCAACCCTTTATGTGCCACGCGCTCTCGCACAAAATGGAAGTCAACCTCGATATGTTTAGTTCGAGCATGGAACACCATGTTGGCAGACAAGTAAGTCGTGCCCAAATTATCACATCATAGGCATGGTGCTCTTCGTTGATCAATCCCAAGTTCACCAAGAAGTGATTGAACCCAAATGAGCTATTTGCAAGCGCATTATACTCTGATTCAATATTTGACCTTGACACTGTAGTTTGTTTTCGGGAGCTCCAAGAGATGAGATCGTAGCCGAAATAAACAGCAAACTCACTTGTGGACCTCCTGTCATCAGGGCACTCGCCCAATTGGCGTCAGAGAAAGCACTGACCAACTCTGATTGTGACTTGTTGATGGAGAGACCTGCCAGTGGAGTGGCATGAATATAGCGAAGGATGTGCTTCGGTTGGATTAGCAAGGTACTGACACAATCAGTTCACCAAAAAAGCTATGTTAGGCCTTGTGAGGGTAAGATATTGCAGAGCACCAACAACACTTTGATACCTTGAAGCATATGTAGATGACAATAGTTTCCTCCCGTTTTCGTCAGAGTTTCTAAAGTGACATGGGAGAGGTCACTGGCTTGCAGTGGTGCATATTTGCTTTCTTCAAAAGATCAAACAATGTACTTGGATTGAGTAAGGAGGATACCAGAGTTTGTAGCCTGAACTTCAATGCCTAGAAAGTAATGGAGATCCCCAAGATCTTTGATTGTGAAGTCTGTCTGAAGTTGATGAAGAAAATTTGTGATTGCTAGATGAGAGGAGCTTGTGACAATAATGCCATCAACATATATGAGCATAAACATAGTAACATCAGCAGTTCTGAAGATGAACAAACATGTGTCTGCACAAGATGGTTTGAAACCCGAAGCTTGCAGTTTTGAACTAAGGCGAGCATACTAGGCACGAAGGGCCTATTTAAGACCATAAAGTACCTTTTTCAactaaaaaatatgattttgaTGTTGTGGATGAGGATACCTTGGGGGCTGTTTCATACAGACTTATTCTTCCAAAATTCCATGAAGGAATGCATTTTAGACATCTAATTGTCGTAAGCTTCAGCCTTGTGACACGACTAAAGACATTATAAGTCAAATAGTGGCAGGTTTGATCATTGGACTGAAAGTATCTTCATAATTGATGCCTTGTCTTTGTTTGAAGCCTTTGGTCACTAACCGAGCTTTGTATCCGTTAATGGACCCATATGCACTTATCTTGAGTTTGAAAACTCATTCACAATCTATGAGATTCATACCATGTTGAGGTGGTACCAGGTCCCAAATATCATTTTTACCAGAGCTTGAAACTCATCATCCATGGCCCTTTTCCAATGCACATGCCGAAGAGCTTTAATGTGATCACTTGGTTCTGTGGTGAGCACACCTGCATACCTCACAGTACCATCAGAGAATTGCTTTGGTCTAGTGATATTGTCTCGAGGACAAGTACACATAAGGTGAAGAGAGGTAGCAACAAGAACTGGCATATATGCAGATGCATGTTCATCACTTTAGTCTTGTGATTGGTTTGGAGAGCGATCACCAGAAGAGGTGTCAGTCGGTGTAAAATCCAATGGAGTATCTGCATACGCCATCAAATCAGCTGTAGATTCTAAATTTGGTGAAGATGTGCCGTTGTTGACAACCGCGGGATGTCACATCCCAATTCAcaaacatgtcattaagcataatcatacaCCATAAACATCGTGTCTaatcatgagcatcatgtttatttgttaagAATTTGATGAGTGCTTGTTAATTTCAAATGGTTATTTAAAATTACTTTGAATTAtgaaaatatgtgatgttaGAGTTTTCATTTAGTTAAGTATCGTATAGGCGTAGTGGGTGAATCCATTTAAAAATGGGTTCATCTTATTGTAATCGCTGCGCATTTCATTTAATAGAATGTTCGTAGCTGATTTCTGGGTTTGTCTCTCTAGCTTGTGGGACCCACTAGTCGGCCCAACACCTCCCCTCTCCCCCCCTCTCTCGGCTGCATAAGCAGTAGCACCCTCTCACCCCTCACTCACTCTCACGTGCCTCTCCCCTCCCACCCGAGCTACCCAAGGAacttcctccccctccctctctcaaactcttttaTTCTCCCCCAAATCTCCCCTTCAAGAGCAAGTATTCAAGGTATACATGTGTTGCCATGGCATTCCCCACATTCTTAGCTCTCTATCCACCCAAAAATCTCTTGCATGCATGAGGTTTTGGGTGATTCTCAAATTATTTTCGTCACCCTCTTTTCTCTGTAATTTTAGTAGCaacttcttcatcttctccaaGTTTTCCCCTCTGAATTCTTCACCAACCGACATTCCCCAACCTCCAACAAGACTTTGGGTGAGTCTCATAGGTTCTCTTGCTGTGAATGCGCGTTGGGTTTGGCTGGATTTCATGTTTTGGAGCTGCAATCGAAGAATGGTGAAGCACCAGTGTTGTTGAGGCAAAAGAGCTAAAAGGGATGTTTAGATGAGGTAGAGCGCGTGATTTGTGTTTGTGGAGTGGGTAAATTAGGTCTAGAACTAATGCTTTAGTGCCTATGCATGTTTAGATAGGTTGGTTtgagacatgcaagttgaattgCCCGACAAATTGTTGGAAAACTCGTGTTCTGTGAAAACACGGAGGTTCTGGGTTAATCCAAACAATTTTTAATAGAGAACCCTCACCGAGAACTTCACCCGGAGGTTCTGATACCCGAAGGTTTCGGGTTCAATCCGGACCTTTCCGGATTTGTTATTCATCAGAGAATTTTAGGTTTCGGGTTCAACCCGGACCTTCCGGATGTATTGTTCATCaaaaaattttctttttttggtttacTTTGCTAATAGCACGTATATTTCGTAATTAATTCATACTAACTCCAGAAATTATGATACCCATTGCATTAGCTTCGCATGAGTGTGAAATACATGTTAAAATGTTGGAGCTCAAGAAAATACTtgtttataattaattaaattcattttaCTTTAATTAAATCACAACTAATTAATActatgtcctaaaattatgaaatcacCTGGAAAATTCATGTATTGATCAGTACtatctagaaaaaaatataccTTGGTATGAAAGTGTTGGTTAAATTGTGAAgttcatttaatcttgatagctagcttaattaaggTTATTTTAAACAATCCTTAAATGAATCTTTTATACCATGAGCTTTCGcacttcaattcatatgattcttgttgcatcatATTTTTTACTCAGTACCTCATCTCCTATTAaattttcatggcatttggtATATGTATCATAGCATTTCGTCACATTAATTGTGATGCACCATTCTTTCTTTTAGCGATCGACAAACTAGAGAGCGATGAGGGTGTTCTTGAGGTGAAACCTGATTGTAATATTGTGTGTGAAGCACTtaagcaaggcaagcatctaagcatatttcacctcaTATGTTGGATTATGTGGAgtctaatttgataagttattgctttacatatgttatgcatgttagcgAGTCTGTGTCGGgttttatgggtagaacttatgttgatgcattttttACCTTGAACTATTGATGTTTCCTATCCTTGTAACCCGGGTATAACATGTCGTTGTTCAACTTAAAATTATCCGATATGCTTCGTAATGCATAGGtgaccggtagaagtcgagcggtggaatgtttcatcgttcgcgagtataggaattaattactttcacaatgaaAACAAATATTGGGCTTGTATATGTGTGATGATAAGAAGAGATGTGGGGGTACTAGGGGTCAGTCGgaagaggaacccggatgccatagagcacttgcattggttaagcactgatcgttggtaccgttggctttagcacatTTTATTACTTATCAcatatcgatctaatggtaagataagctaaGTATCGTAAGTCATCAcgttcatttgactcatgcacCGAGATGTGAGTGAGAaggcttgtagaggcacctgaGGTTAGGCCGGTAAGTCATCGTATGCTCGGGATCTAGGTGGTCTCCACATGGCTCGACATGGGAATAAATGTTCAGGGTGAGTACATGAACAGTTGTCACGTGAATCATCGCTTACAACTGACAGGTTGTATGGAGGGTGATTGCATGACGTGTAGGcaaaggagtacccctgcagggtgtaaaatcaattcaaattgccgctctcggtcatg includes:
- the LOC133890212 gene encoding EPIDERMAL PATTERNING FACTOR-like protein 8, whose product is MECSRGRRRWSGRSMLKLAALCFAMAIWLCCVWSCDCSGSGSGCRGGAVLLRSDIWRRTASSCANQGCSRGGQWRRLLAEGPGSYPPRCTSKCGDCSPCYPVHVAVPPGVPVTTEYYPEAWRCKCGNRLYMP